A window of the Halalkalicoccus subterraneus genome harbors these coding sequences:
- a CDS encoding pyruvoyl-dependent arginine decarboxylase, with the protein MEIRIVRGAACAPTEMASYDAALAEANVHNYNLTHVSSVIPADASVEFVDRAPDLGPAGEGVTVVEARATSAEEPVSAALAWANSEEGPGLFYEAAGEEPVERTETRVESGLTAGQLLREWSFSEPEIATVRAEPDEGYATAVVLAVYGRSRPIR; encoded by the coding sequence ATGGAGATCCGGATCGTTCGGGGAGCCGCATGCGCCCCCACGGAGATGGCTTCGTACGACGCCGCCCTCGCCGAGGCCAACGTCCACAACTACAACCTGACGCACGTTTCCTCCGTCATTCCCGCCGACGCGAGCGTCGAGTTCGTCGACCGCGCTCCCGATCTGGGCCCCGCCGGCGAGGGAGTGACGGTGGTCGAGGCCCGCGCGACGAGCGCCGAGGAACCCGTCAGTGCCGCCCTGGCGTGGGCGAACAGCGAAGAGGGGCCCGGGCTCTTCTACGAGGCGGCGGGCGAGGAGCCAGTCGAGCGGACGGAGACCCGCGTCGAATCGGGACTGACTGCGGGCCAGCTGCTCAGGGAGTGGTCGTTTTCCGAGCCCGAAATCGCCACCGTCCGCGCCGAACCCGACGAGGGCTACGCGACGGCGGTCGTCCTCGCGGTCTACGGTCGCAGCCGCCCGATCCGATAG